In one window of Kosmotoga pacifica DNA:
- a CDS encoding MATE family efflux transporter, translating into MAKDLTKGNLFKGLLALSLPTMIGFSAQSIYDLVDMFWIGKISAEAIAGVTVLSTVFWTVEALNEIIGASSISLISQNFGRKDIKRTHRAIEQTITFKAFVAIIAAVFLAIFLKPALGLFSKDKAVLDAALDYGYIRIFFLPITFSSFSVNTALRCTGDARTPMIIMVLSSILNILLDPILMFDKIPFINIPGFGLGVFGAALATVITQTIAFLAGFYVIFSGKHGIKPSLKGLLRLDKDIDKKLMTIGLPNGIEALLRSLSGVVVMVFVSMFGTAALATAGISFRILNFAFIPLIGISMGGSTLVGQNLGAKFKTRAIKATKIAAAFGFSLMIAFYIFLLFFSASVIRVFTADPEVIDLGRKLLIIGTAGMPLIGLSFGLSSGFSGAGYNFPFLIGSIVSNWVVQIPFLFLAINVLHLGINWVWVSFVTAQVSQALVMLVFYLQGKWVNREVR; encoded by the coding sequence ATGGCGAAAGACCTTACAAAGGGAAATCTATTTAAAGGACTTCTTGCTCTTTCCTTGCCTACAATGATAGGCTTTTCCGCGCAAAGCATTTATGATCTTGTTGATATGTTCTGGATAGGAAAGATTTCCGCGGAGGCAATTGCAGGTGTTACTGTTCTATCAACCGTTTTCTGGACGGTTGAGGCTTTAAACGAGATCATAGGGGCAAGTTCAATTTCTCTCATATCCCAGAATTTTGGAAGAAAAGACATTAAGCGTACACATAGAGCTATTGAGCAAACGATCACGTTCAAGGCTTTTGTCGCCATTATCGCTGCTGTTTTTTTAGCTATATTCCTAAAACCTGCGCTTGGCTTGTTTTCAAAAGACAAAGCGGTTCTTGATGCCGCTCTTGATTATGGATATATAAGGATCTTTTTCCTGCCGATTACGTTCTCTTCTTTCTCGGTGAATACAGCCCTCAGATGCACCGGTGATGCCAGGACTCCAATGATTATTATGGTTTTAAGCAGTATCCTTAATATACTTTTAGATCCAATACTAATGTTTGACAAGATCCCTTTTATCAATATTCCTGGCTTTGGTCTTGGTGTATTTGGAGCGGCACTGGCTACTGTAATAACTCAGACGATTGCCTTCCTTGCGGGTTTTTACGTAATATTCAGTGGCAAACACGGAATCAAGCCTTCATTGAAAGGGTTATTAAGGTTGGACAAGGATATCGACAAAAAGCTCATGACAATAGGGCTTCCCAATGGTATCGAAGCCCTTTTGAGAAGCCTGTCTGGGGTAGTTGTGATGGTGTTTGTTTCTATGTTTGGGACAGCAGCCCTCGCAACTGCGGGCATATCTTTTAGGATTTTGAACTTTGCTTTTATACCGCTTATTGGAATAAGCATGGGAGGCTCTACCCTTGTGGGGCAAAATCTTGGGGCTAAATTCAAAACACGGGCAATAAAAGCGACAAAGATAGCAGCAGCTTTTGGGTTTTCACTCATGATAGCTTTTTATATATTCCTCTTGTTCTTTTCGGCTTCGGTTATCAGGGTGTTTACCGCTGATCCGGAAGTCATAGACCTTGGCAGAAAACTTCTAATTATCGGAACTGCCGGGATGCCTCTAATAGGATTGAGTTTTGGACTGAGTAGCGGTTTTTCTGGTGCAGGGTATAATTTCCCGTTTCTCATTGGGAGCATTGTTTCTAACTGGGTCGTTCAGATTCCCTTCCTGTTTTTGGCTATCAATGTTCTGCATCTTGGAATTAACTGGGTCTGGGTTTCCTTCGTGACTGCCCAGGTGTCTCAGGCTCTGGTGATGCTGGTGTTCTATTTGCAAGGAAAATGGGTAAATAGAGAGGTGCGTTAG
- a CDS encoding ATP-binding protein produces MNKNEIVERLESFQQRLLQQLPQKFRPIFDSITLDARAYLMTGPRGVGKTTFLLSNIKNVHGLYFSADNPITLSIPLFDLVETIFMQGYEQVFIDEIHNAKDWSIHVKALYDSFPNKKIIISDSSSVLLRTGLGDLSRRFLIKRIPLLSLREYIYLKTNEILPCFDPFNSTPSEMLDSVKHINIMKAYRDYLKEGFRPIFLEGSYPERLWNIIEKIIYKDIPFFVPQLAENHLRFMNAVIGHLAISKIPTVNVNSLCSKWELGKRKLYQLLTAMEHTGLIRIIRKKNDTKVNSIGAKIFLEEPSIYYLFDSEIGNIRECYVTTLLQESGKTVYASDNEQDADFIVDGIKLEVGGRNKNTKQAGFVIKDDIDVPLRNTLPMWTLGFMY; encoded by the coding sequence ATGAATAAAAATGAAATAGTTGAACGCCTGGAAAGTTTTCAACAAAGGTTATTACAGCAACTCCCGCAAAAATTCAGACCTATATTTGACTCAATTACCCTCGACGCAAGGGCTTATTTAATGACCGGGCCCAGAGGTGTTGGCAAAACCACGTTCCTGCTATCCAATATAAAAAACGTTCATGGTTTATATTTCTCCGCAGATAATCCTATTACACTTTCAATTCCTCTATTTGATCTTGTCGAGACAATCTTTATGCAAGGATACGAACAGGTATTTATCGATGAAATACACAACGCCAAAGACTGGAGCATACATGTAAAAGCGCTGTATGATTCCTTCCCAAACAAGAAGATTATCATAAGCGATAGTAGCAGTGTATTACTTAGAACAGGATTAGGAGATCTCTCAAGAAGGTTCCTTATAAAACGAATTCCCTTGCTGTCTTTAAGAGAATACATATACCTGAAAACAAATGAGATCTTGCCTTGTTTTGATCCATTCAATTCAACACCCTCAGAAATGCTTGATAGCGTTAAACACATCAACATAATGAAGGCATACCGGGATTACCTGAAAGAAGGTTTTAGACCAATTTTCTTAGAAGGATCTTACCCGGAAAGACTCTGGAATATAATCGAAAAAATCATCTACAAAGATATCCCCTTTTTTGTCCCTCAACTTGCCGAAAACCATCTTCGTTTCATGAACGCGGTCATTGGGCATCTCGCAATATCTAAAATACCGACAGTCAATGTCAACAGCCTGTGCAGCAAATGGGAACTCGGAAAGAGGAAACTATACCAGCTGCTCACTGCTATGGAACATACAGGATTGATAAGGATCATAAGAAAGAAAAATGATACAAAGGTAAATTCAATTGGTGCAAAAATCTTTCTTGAAGAGCCATCGATTTATTACCTTTTCGATAGCGAAATCGGAAACATCCGTGAATGCTACGTAACCACCCTTCTGCAAGAAAGTGGTAAAACTGTATATGCATCAGATAACGAGCAAGATGCTGATTTTATCGTCGATGGAATAAAACTTGAAGTCGGAGGAAGAAACAAAAACACAAAGCAAGCTGGCTTCGTTATAAAAGATGATATCGATGTTCCCTTAAGAAACACCTTACCAATGTGGACCCTTGGTTTCATGTACTAA
- a CDS encoding LVIVD repeat-containing protein, with the protein MSYLVSRKSGFLLLVIPITLVLFLLTACPPSISPSIPPDDSGNREDDSGNREYIYAAGGLEGLFIFDVSDPVNPQLIGHYDTAGRAWGVAVAGDYAYVADGSNGLVIIDISDPENPKMVSDMIWMYFYEVCGN; encoded by the coding sequence ATGAGCTATTTGGTTTCTAGGAAGTCTGGATTTTTGTTGTTGGTGATACCAATTACCCTGGTGCTGTTTCTGTTGACAGCCTGTCCACCTTCTATCTCACCATCTATCCCGCCGGATGATTCTGGAAACAGAGAAGATGATTCTGGAAACAGGGAATATATATATGCCGCAGGTGGATTAGAAGGACTGTTCATATTTGACGTTAGCGACCCGGTAAATCCTCAACTAATCGGCCATTATGACACGGCTGGCAGGGCATGGGGAGTAGCAGTAGCAGGAGACTACGCGTACGTAGCAGATGGATCTAATGGTCTGGTGATTATAGACATTTCTGATCCGGAAAATCCAAAAATGGTAAGCGATATGATTTGGATGTACTTTTATGAAGTATGTGGTAATTAG
- a CDS encoding L-lactate MFS transporter — MDKGMGLDIKQYEKYLTSRWRVPFGGFLLALMGGVSYSWGVFIIPLMEKYNWSKAQATLPFTVFMVVFAIVMVPAGRFQDKAGPRKASMFGSVLFFLAYGLASLIDRIPSLWWLVITYGIIGGIACGLTYASVAPPVRKWFPDKPGLAVSLAVMGFGLSALLFAPLKVDYLIPFFGINGTFLILAIMTSAFSLVGAWLVKNPPDGWKPLSKNTGSKIPKRKVIVKGEHTPREMLKTPVFWFIWVTFALVIAGGFISLGLITSYGQKTLGLIPLEAAIATSIFAGFNGFGRPVAGYLGDKFGILWVMNIVYIVQAIILIFFPTFVLDQFSLYIAAAFLGLGFAATLALFPTLTSICFGTKHLGTNYGLVFTAFGIGAVAPVVGSWLFDITGSFTPAFISAGIMSAIGVVLTLTLKKKYALQ; from the coding sequence ATGGACAAAGGGATGGGATTGGATATTAAGCAATACGAGAAATATTTAACCAGTAGATGGAGAGTTCCTTTTGGGGGATTTTTGCTCGCGTTAATGGGAGGGGTTTCCTACTCATGGGGTGTATTTATAATTCCATTGATGGAAAAATATAATTGGTCAAAAGCACAAGCAACATTGCCATTCACCGTTTTTATGGTTGTATTTGCGATCGTCATGGTCCCCGCTGGAAGGTTTCAAGATAAGGCGGGGCCCAGAAAAGCTTCTATGTTTGGTTCCGTGCTATTTTTTCTTGCATATGGTTTGGCATCTCTAATTGATCGAATTCCTTCCCTTTGGTGGTTGGTTATAACTTATGGGATAATTGGCGGCATAGCTTGTGGATTAACTTACGCCAGCGTTGCTCCTCCTGTAAGAAAATGGTTCCCGGATAAACCTGGACTCGCTGTTTCATTAGCAGTGATGGGCTTTGGATTATCCGCTTTGCTTTTTGCCCCCCTTAAAGTGGATTACCTGATACCTTTTTTTGGAATAAACGGCACCTTTCTAATTTTGGCCATTATGACTTCCGCTTTCTCCCTTGTTGGAGCCTGGTTAGTGAAAAATCCTCCTGATGGATGGAAACCTTTGAGCAAAAACACTGGAAGCAAAATACCAAAAAGAAAGGTGATAGTAAAAGGGGAACATACACCGAGAGAAATGCTCAAAACTCCTGTATTTTGGTTCATATGGGTAACCTTTGCGCTGGTGATTGCTGGGGGATTTATATCTCTTGGACTCATCACATCTTATGGTCAAAAAACCCTTGGCTTAATTCCACTAGAGGCCGCAATAGCGACTTCTATTTTTGCAGGTTTTAACGGGTTTGGTAGGCCAGTTGCAGGATATCTCGGCGATAAATTTGGGATTTTATGGGTTATGAATATCGTCTATATTGTTCAAGCAATAATCCTTATATTCTTCCCTACCTTTGTATTAGACCAGTTTTCATTGTATATTGCTGCTGCTTTTTTAGGATTGGGATTTGCGGCAACACTGGCACTTTTCCCCACGCTAACCTCCATCTGCTTTGGAACAAAACACTTAGGCACCAACTATGGATTGGTATTCACTGCCTTTGGAATAGGTGCTGTTGCTCCCGTGGTCGGTTCGTGGTTATTTGATATCACAGGGAGTTTTACTCCTGCGTTTATTTCTGCGGGCATAATGTCGGCAATAGGTGTGGTTCTGACTTTGACTCTTAAAAAGAAATATGCGCTACAGTAA
- a CDS encoding nucleotidyltransferase domain-containing protein — MEAIKIAKKFIEKYYTNCLVAFLSGSVVRGEGTPTSDLDIVVILKPGEKHHRRSFIFNNQPIEVFANTEESIEKFFKFDVAEKEPSLPQMCSEGIIIRDTHGLGERIKERACELLAKGPGILSKKEIDDYRYSITDLLDDFSGSTKKEESIFIVERLVNNAVKLHLLANGQWVGKGKWLYRALKSFDPDLAKELVTAMELFFCHNNASAVIELVDRILAPFGGRLFEGYYRD, encoded by the coding sequence ATGGAAGCTATAAAAATTGCTAAAAAATTCATCGAAAAATACTACACCAATTGCCTTGTAGCTTTTCTATCAGGAAGCGTTGTGAGAGGTGAAGGAACCCCTACTTCGGACCTCGACATTGTTGTCATTTTAAAACCGGGAGAAAAACATCACCGCCGCTCCTTCATCTTCAATAACCAGCCAATTGAAGTCTTCGCCAACACCGAAGAGTCTATCGAAAAATTCTTCAAATTTGATGTTGCTGAAAAAGAACCGTCGTTACCTCAAATGTGTTCCGAAGGAATAATTATTAGAGACACGCACGGGCTCGGTGAAAGAATCAAAGAACGCGCTTGCGAATTGCTTGCAAAAGGTCCTGGCATACTTTCCAAAAAAGAAATTGACGACTATCGATACAGCATTACAGATCTTCTTGATGATTTTTCCGGTTCAACAAAGAAGGAAGAATCGATCTTTATAGTTGAAAGATTGGTAAATAATGCGGTGAAGCTACACCTTTTGGCCAACGGCCAATGGGTAGGAAAGGGTAAGTGGCTGTACCGGGCACTGAAATCTTTCGATCCCGACCTGGCTAAAGAATTGGTAACCGCAATGGAGCTTTTCTTTTGTCACAATAATGCCTCCGCTGTTATAGAACTCGTTGATAGAATTCTAGCTCCTTTTGGCGGCAGATTATTCGAAGGCTATTACAGAGATTGA
- a CDS encoding TPR end-of-group domain-containing protein → MKSFHAYQNEFFDLYLAGKIAEALNLVDEIKIACPDMAYRTKFWEACLHSIRNEKALAIKALEELKDMGYWLSPKILEHDRDLENIKEEPEFVEILGVFKQRQDKALKLSASSKLEFLPSGSLQSKLPLIITLHWRLGNAEEFSN, encoded by the coding sequence ATGAAATCTTTTCACGCTTATCAAAATGAATTTTTCGACCTGTATTTAGCAGGAAAAATAGCCGAAGCTCTAAACCTGGTCGATGAAATCAAAATTGCATGCCCGGACATGGCATACAGAACAAAATTTTGGGAAGCGTGTCTTCATTCCATTAGGAATGAAAAAGCGTTGGCAATAAAGGCTCTCGAAGAACTAAAAGATATGGGATATTGGTTGTCTCCCAAAATCCTTGAGCATGACAGGGATCTTGAAAACATAAAAGAAGAGCCAGAGTTTGTTGAAATATTGGGCGTTTTCAAACAGCGACAGGATAAAGCTCTAAAACTTTCAGCGTCTTCAAAACTAGAATTCCTTCCTTCCGGTAGCCTTCAAAGCAAACTTCCTCTGATAATCACCCTTCACTGGAGATTGGGAAATGCTGAAGAATTCTCTAATTAG
- the xerA gene encoding site-specific tyrosine recombinase/integron integrase: MDFEDAVERFTEYLEFVRNLSQNTVDSYTRDLKHYDRYLEEYSLDYRQVKRRDIERFMKELSQGRYSSSRLSPSSVARHLSTLKTFYMFLYVSGTVNKIPTDLVKAPRTRRRIPEYISYEEVQRILNAFPNTHLGRRNRAIIALMYYCGLRVSEVCSLSIRDISLESDPLVRVKSGKGNKDRIVPLTPDAVRILNEYLLYREKFPDANGHTRLFVGIHGEPLTRKSVNKMLQNHVKKIFPDKHFHPHIFRHSCATHLLQRGASIKVVQEILGHANISTTSIYLHITDREKREAVKLLSKGENNEN; the protein is encoded by the coding sequence ATGGATTTCGAAGATGCTGTCGAACGGTTCACCGAATATCTGGAATTTGTCAGAAACTTATCGCAAAACACAGTGGACTCCTACACCAGAGACCTCAAACATTATGATCGTTATCTCGAAGAATATTCCCTCGATTACAGGCAGGTCAAGAGGCGCGATATAGAAAGATTCATGAAAGAACTCTCCCAGGGACGCTATTCGTCTTCAAGGCTTTCTCCCTCTTCCGTAGCCAGACACCTTTCCACGCTCAAAACCTTCTACATGTTCCTCTACGTCAGCGGTACGGTAAACAAGATACCGACAGATTTAGTGAAGGCCCCACGTACAAGAAGGCGCATACCTGAATATATAAGCTATGAAGAAGTCCAGAGGATACTTAATGCCTTTCCTAATACACACCTCGGAAGGCGCAACAGGGCTATCATCGCCCTCATGTATTATTGCGGTTTGCGTGTTAGCGAAGTCTGCTCCCTCAGTATCAGAGACATCTCGCTTGAAAGTGATCCCCTTGTCCGCGTTAAAAGCGGTAAAGGCAACAAGGACAGGATTGTACCCCTAACTCCTGATGCGGTACGCATATTGAACGAATACTTATTATATAGAGAAAAGTTTCCCGATGCCAATGGACATACAAGGCTATTTGTGGGGATCCATGGTGAGCCTCTCACGCGAAAGTCCGTGAACAAAATGCTCCAGAACCACGTGAAGAAAATATTCCCGGACAAACACTTCCACCCGCATATCTTCCGTCATAGCTGCGCTACGCATTTGCTGCAGCGCGGGGCAAGCATAAAGGTTGTTCAGGAAATTCTTGGCCACGCCAACATATCTACTACAAGTATCTATCTTCACATCACCGACAGAGAAAAGCGCGAAGCGGTAAAACTGCTTTCCAAAGGGGAAAATAACGAAAATTAA
- a CDS encoding sulfite exporter TauE/SafE family protein translates to MNPILLVSVYFGGVLAGIVNTLAGGGSMITLPLLMLLGLPADIANATNRVAIFLQNAVAVRSFEKKGVRTFKIAIPLGLFAAAGAIVGSFIAVDLDKEVLGRVISVVLLIMMYFVVKKPKIGKNKAIVNSFYMKGIAFFLLGIYGGFIQAGIGFLLIAAITFFLGTDLLKTNAIKVGIVLIYTTTSLIVFLSKGMVNIPVGLLLALGNMTGAYIAVRLALKKGLKFIKLVLIVVVVANAIKTFFF, encoded by the coding sequence ATGAATCCAATACTTCTGGTAAGCGTGTATTTTGGTGGCGTTCTCGCAGGTATTGTCAATACTCTGGCAGGCGGCGGTTCTATGATAACGCTACCATTACTCATGTTACTGGGTTTACCAGCTGATATAGCCAACGCCACAAACAGGGTTGCAATATTTTTACAAAACGCCGTCGCAGTGAGGTCTTTTGAAAAAAAAGGTGTTAGGACATTCAAAATTGCTATTCCCCTTGGACTTTTCGCAGCCGCAGGTGCCATTGTGGGTTCTTTCATTGCTGTAGACCTGGATAAAGAAGTCCTTGGCAGAGTCATAAGTGTGGTGCTACTAATAATGATGTACTTCGTTGTCAAAAAGCCCAAAATTGGCAAAAACAAAGCAATCGTAAATAGCTTTTATATGAAGGGAATAGCTTTCTTTTTGCTGGGTATTTACGGCGGATTCATTCAGGCAGGTATAGGTTTTCTTCTTATCGCTGCAATAACGTTCTTTTTGGGAACTGATCTTCTCAAAACCAATGCAATAAAAGTTGGTATCGTTTTGATATATACCACAACTTCTCTAATCGTCTTTCTGTCTAAAGGGATGGTGAACATACCCGTTGGTCTGTTGTTAGCACTAGGAAATATGACAGGGGCGTATATAGCTGTCAGGCTTGCGTTGAAGAAAGGACTAAAATTCATAAAACTCGTTTTGATAGTCGTTGTAGTTGCGAACGCGATAAAAACTTTCTTCTTTTAA